One window of the Lytechinus variegatus isolate NC3 chromosome 3, Lvar_3.0, whole genome shotgun sequence genome contains the following:
- the LOC121410540 gene encoding synaptotagmin-1-like encodes MGAANSTRDSASESSSAPKESGQNGQNFRSDNERVMQLARAMTTAKKRRHQTPSSLMASQGSDFETYNESIFILKQLFKRMDPAVTKTLGDAKGEVKLSLKYDKRRSMLLVKVVSARDLSAKDIRGRTSDPYVQMDLIPDPHDEGKKSTQYVKKTLSPTYNEIFTFKLNEEEISETQLRVRVLSHDPFGKADFMGENIIQLGRMDFSDIITSWFELQLETDLDIQGELKITLTYQLPDTLKVRVHNAEGLVCRDPKKMPYPYVKVLIPGIHKVEETKVQKNTLDPVWDETFDFSLAQEEFANRYLVLHVLDKALIGDSEDMGQVFIDLDNLDINQGFSGNFPLTDLKNSERTRTKWSQTATVQEFREAMYAHSVYRYPGLVFQKHRGNKVLTVHSRKAGSSAKVRIVNGIPT; translated from the exons ATGGGAGCTGCGAATTCAACGCGTGATTCGGCAAGTGAGTCCTCATCTGCACCCAAGGAGTCGGGGCAAAATGGACAGAATTTCCGCTCAGACAATGAGCGAGTTATGCAGCTTGCCAGGGCAATGACGACTGCAAAGAAAAGACGCCATCAGACTCCTTCATCATTAATGGCTAGTCAGGGAAGTGACTTTGAAACGTATAAT GAGAGTATCTTTATTCTGAAGCAGTTGTTCAAGCGTATGGATCCAGCTGTCACCAAAACATTGGGAGATGCCAAGGGAGAGGTGAAACTGTCCTTGAAATATGATAAAAGAAGGAGTATGCTTCTTGTAAAGGTGGTATCTGCAAGGGATCTCAGTGCAAAGGATATTAGAGGGCGCACATCCGACCCATATGTTCAG ATGGATCTCATACCTGACCCCCATGATGAAGGGAAGAAGTCAACACAGTATGTAAAGAAGACACTTAGTCCTACGTATAATGAAATCTTCACCTTTAAGTTGAATGAAGAGGAAATATCAGAGACCCAGTTGAGAGTAAGAGTACTGAGTCATGATCCTTTTGGGAAGGCTGACTTCATGGGTGAGAACATCATTCAACTTGGAAGAATGGATTTTAGTGATATCATTACCAGCTGGTTTGAGCTGCAACTAGAG ACTGATCTGGATATCCAAGGGGAGCTGAAGATCACATTGACATACCAACTACCTGATACCCTGAAGGTAAGGGTTCACAATGCAGAGGGATTGGTCTGCAGGGATCCTAAGAAGATGCCATATCCCTATGTCAAGGTACTTATCCCTGGCATACACAAAGTTGAAGAGACCAAGGTCCAGAAGAATACACTGGATCCAGTGTGGGATGAGACCTTTGATTTCTCATTGGCTCAGGAAGAATTTGCAAATAG ATATTTGGTCTTGCATGTACTTGATAAAGCTCTGATTGGAGACAGTGAGGATATGGGACAGGTGTTCATTGATCTTGATAATCTAGATATTAATCAGGGATTTTCAGGAAACTTTCCTTTGACAGATCTG AAAAACTCTGAAAGGACGAGGACAAAGTGGTCACAGACTGCTACTGTGCAAGAGTTCCGAGAAGCTATGTATGCTCACTCTGTGTACAGGTACCCAGGTTTAGTCTTTCAGAAACACAGAGGCAACAAG gTGTTGACAGTCCACAGTCGTAAGGCGGGATCTTCGGCAAAGGTTCGAATTGTGAATGGAATACCCACATAA